The Campylobacter concisus DNA window GCCTTTTTAAACTACCATTTAAAGGTATTTTTGCCATTTTCTAGCATCAGCTACTTAGCCCAAGAGCCAAATTTAAAAAGTGGCTTTGGGGGAATCGATGAAATTTATCACCTAAACTGCATACTAAACTGCCTAGATAGCGACATTTCAGTTAGATCACAAGCCCTAAAAGTGATGAATGAAAAAGAGATCGCTAGCTTTAACCTAAATGTAGACTTTTTACTAAGCCTACTAACCACCTTAAATTTGACGCAAAATTCTGATACTTTTAGTGCTTCAAGCGTTGAGATCACGACAAATTTCATGCAAACAAAGTCTAAAAAGCTTCAAGATAACGAAAGCGTTATTAGCCAAAAGATGCTAAGCTCAATGAATAATGTCGCCATTTATTCAAGGTTTATCGTCGCTTCTCTTTGTAGGCCATTTTTTAAAAGTGAGCTAAATTTTGATCAGAGAAAATTTGCAAGGCTAAAAAATGGCTTTTACGAGATAAATGGCGTTATCTACGTGCCGCTTCATAAAAAGCCAGCTCTCATTGAAAATCTAATAGCTGAGCTTTTAGAGCTAAAAGATGTGGATTATAAATTTGATATAAGCGCGATCTTTTACATCAAGCGAGCCATTATCACAAAAAGTGGCTTGGAGCGCGCTATCAGCGAGTTTAAGAAGATATTTTTAAGAAAAAATTCCTATGCCATTTTAAAGTCATTGCTTGATGCGCAAATGATACAAATTTTAATAAAACCAATGGAACACATCAGTCAGCTAGCTCAGTACGACGGCTATCACGAATTTACGGTCGATGAGCATAGCATTTTAAGTGTAAAATTTCTCGAAAACATAAAAGATAAATTTATAAAAAATCTCTATACCGAACTTTGCTTGGAGGGCAAGACGATGCTAAAGATCGTGACTTTAATGCACGACGTTGGTAAGGGGCTTGGCAAAGATCACGCAAATATCGGCGCAAATATCTTTAGAGCCTACGCAAACAAGCTAAATTTAAGCCAAAAAGCCGTAAATATCGGCGTCATCTTGATAAAATATCACACGCTAATGAGCAACGTCTCAAACAGAGAAGATATTTATTCGCAACGCGTTATTTTTGCTTTTATCTCAAAGCTTGGCGACAAGCAGGTTTTAAAGCTACTTTACATCCTTAGCTACTGCGTGATAAATGCGACAAACGAGAGGCTCTATAATGCCTACACAGCAAAGCTTTTAAGGGAACTTTATGAAATTTCTCTTAGTGCATTTAGCGATGAAAATTTACTTGATGAAGCGACAAGGCGCGTAAAAAAAGAGCAGTCTATAAAACGAAATAGCGAGTTTTTGGCGCTTGAACTAAGCTTGCAAGAGAAAATTTTTAAAATCACATCAAATCTTGTCTTTATAAAATATAGTGCGAGTGAGATCATAAATTTAAGCAAGGTTGCAGATGGCTTAGATGCGACAGAAATTTTTATAAATAACTCTAAAAATTTAAGCATTCAGATTTATACAAAAAAGAGCCTAAATTTAAGCGCCCTGCTCTATGAATTTGCTAAATTCGACCTAGCATACATGGAAATTTTTGAGCTATTTGAGAAAAAATTTTATATCAGGCTTGATTTTAACCAAAATGTTAAAAAAGAGGAGCTTGAAATTACTAAAAACTTGGCTCTAATATCTCTAAATAGCGAGACTTTAAAAGAGCCTTTGAAACCAAACATTAACAAAGATGAGATAAACTTCGAGCTAAATCACTCAAAAGATTACGCCAAACTTAGCATCAACGCAAAAGATCAGCGCGGGCTAATGGCTTATGTGATGAGTGTTTTTGACAGGCTTCATTTTCAAGTCACGAGTGCTAGAATCCAAACGGTCAAAAATAGAACAAGAAATCTCTTTTTGATCGAGAAAAACGAGCGACTTGAGAGTAAAGGCGAAGAGATATTAAATTTATTAATAAGCGAGTAAAACATGTGTGGAATCGTAGGATACATCGGAGATAAAGAGAAAAAAGAGGTCATTTTAAGCGGCCTAAAAGAGCTTGAGTATCGCGGATACGACAGCGCTGGTATGGCTGTGATGAGTGATGGCAAGATTGACTTTTTCAAAGCTGTTGGCAAACTTGAAAATTTGGCTCTAAAGACAAAGGACTTTACATCAGAGGGCTTTGGCGTGGCGATAGGTCACACACGCTGGGCGACGCACGGCAAACCAACCGAGATAAATGCTCACCCACACCTTGGTGAGCACTCATTTGTCGTGCATAACGGCATCATCGAAAACTACAAAGAGCTTAAAGATGAACTTGAGGCAAAGGGCGTAAAATTTGTAAGCCAGACTGATACTGAAGTGATCGTGCATCTTTTTGAAGAAATTTTAAAAGAGAAAAAAGATCCATTTAAAGCTTATGAGGCAACTATCGCAAAACTAAGAGGTGCATACGCGACGCTACTTATCACCAAAACTGCGCCTAATAAGATATTTTTTGCAAAAGATGCCGCTCCTATGGCAATAGGAAAGAGCGATAAAAAAGAGCTATATTTTGCTTCATCTGAC harbors:
- a CDS encoding HD domain-containing protein, producing MLADKSTKNSDNCSKIKEKFLDFKANLPKHFQKNQGRNFANFLAKEYDDFIKSYLNETMRDFFDDFIPQNDSFAFSVLATGKYAQTLLSANSELEILLVYKNLKGYNIKNFLKEFSEILSSSGINFYIKSVEIDEIFTNYKDDLKFKSEISQVRYICGSKSLYRLVKSEIVKLKEFDKKAFLNYHLKVFLPFSSISYLAQEPNLKSGFGGIDEIYHLNCILNCLDSDISVRSQALKVMNEKEIASFNLNVDFLLSLLTTLNLTQNSDTFSASSVEITTNFMQTKSKKLQDNESVISQKMLSSMNNVAIYSRFIVASLCRPFFKSELNFDQRKFARLKNGFYEINGVIYVPLHKKPALIENLIAELLELKDVDYKFDISAIFYIKRAIITKSGLERAISEFKKIFLRKNSYAILKSLLDAQMIQILIKPMEHISQLAQYDGYHEFTVDEHSILSVKFLENIKDKFIKNLYTELCLEGKTMLKIVTLMHDVGKGLGKDHANIGANIFRAYANKLNLSQKAVNIGVILIKYHTLMSNVSNREDIYSQRVIFAFISKLGDKQVLKLLYILSYCVINATNERLYNAYTAKLLRELYEISLSAFSDENLLDEATRRVKKEQSIKRNSEFLALELSLQEKIFKITSNLVFIKYSASEIINLSKVADGLDATEIFINNSKNLSIQIYTKKSLNLSALLYEFAKFDLAYMEIFELFEKKFYIRLDFNQNVKKEELEITKNLALISLNSETLKEPLKPNINKDEINFELNHSKDYAKLSINAKDQRGLMAYVMSVFDRLHFQVTSARIQTVKNRTRNLFLIEKNERLESKGEEILNLLISE